One Brassica napus cultivar Da-Ae chromosome C2, Da-Ae, whole genome shotgun sequence DNA window includes the following coding sequences:
- the LOC111202581 gene encoding putative defensin-like protein 184 yields MKISFSSVLFVLMVVFIISSSGNKKMVGEAKDCFQTWTCEGEKKCRDKCTAEYKGIGRCDDIVAPIVPPQCNCYYPC; encoded by the exons ATGaagatctctttctcttctgttCTCTTCGTACTCATGGTCGTTTTCATCATTTCTTCTTCAG GAAACAAGAAAATGGTAGGAGAAGCAAAGGATTGTTTTCAAACGTGGACGTGTgaaggagaaaaaaaatgtagagaTAAGTGCACGGCTGAATACAAAGGAATTGGAAGGTGTGATGATATCGTTGCTCCTATAGTTCCTCCCCAGTGTAATTGCTATTATCCTTGCTAA
- the LOC106435229 gene encoding carbamoyl-phosphate synthase small chain, chloroplastic, translating into MAATTTLGFVLPTGLSRRGGGFRVSLIRCSASPLTNSTASGLVEKPWDSYNARLVLEDGSIWPAKSFGAPGTRVAELVFNTSLTGYQEILTDPSYAGQFVLMTNPQIGNTGVNLDDEESEQCFLAGLVIRSLSISTSNWRCTKTLADYLTERNLMGVYDLDTRAITRRLREEGSLNGVLSTEQTKTDEELLQMSRSWDIVGIDLISDVSCKSPYEWVDKTDPEWDFNSNSRDGETYRVIAYDFGIKHNILRRLSSYGCQITVVPSTFPASEALKMNPDGILFSNGPGDPSAVPYAVETVKELLGKAPVYGICMGHQLLGQALGGKTFKMKFGHHGGNHPVRNNRTGQVEISAQNHNYAVDPASLPGGVEVTHVNLNDGSCAGLSYPVMNVMSLQYHPEASPGPHDSDNAFKGFIELMKSSKQSS; encoded by the exons ATGGCGGCTACGACGACTCTGGGCTTTGTTCTACCGACTGGTTTATCTCGCCGTGGCGGTGGCTTCAGGGTTTCACTGATCCGATGCTCCGCTTCTCCTCTCACTAACTCCACCGCCTCTG GCCTTGTGGAGAAGCCTTGGGATTCGTATAACGCTAGGCTTGTGTTAGAAGACGGCTCCATCTGGCCGGCTAAGTCATTTGGTGCTCCTGGAACCCGTGTTGCTGAATTGGTCTTTAACACCTCCTTGACAGG GTATCAAGAGATTCTGACTGATCCTAGTTATGCCGGGCAATTTGTGTTAATGACAAACCCACAGATTGGTAACACCGGTGTGAATCTCG ATGATGAAGAGTCTGAGCAATGCTTTCTTGCTGGTTTGGTCATAAGAAGTCTAAGCATCAG TACCTCAAACTGGAGATGTACTAAGACACTTGCTGACTATCTAACCGAAAGGAACCTCATGGGAGTTT ATGATCTTGACACTCGAGCGATAACACGTCGGTTAAGAGAAGAAGGTAGTCTTAACGGTGTGCTGAGCACAGAACAAACCAAAACAGACGAAGAGCTTCTGCAAATGTCCCGTTCGTGGGATATTGTAGGTATTGATCTGATAagtgatgtttcatgcaaatctCCCTACGAGTGGGTCGACAAAACAGACCCTGAGTGGGATTTCAACTCGAATTCACGCGACGGGGAAACATACAGA GTTATTGCTTATGACTTTGGCATCAAGCATAACATCCTGAGACGGCTATCCTCCTACGGATGTCAAATCACGGTTGTTCCGTCGACGTTTCCAGCTTCTGAGGCGCTTAAAATGAATCCAGACGGGATTCTGTTCAGCAACGGTCCTGGAGACCCTTCTGCTGTGCCATATGCTGTTGAGACGGTTAAAGAGCTTCTTGGTAAAGCTCCTGTGTATGGTATCTGTATGGGTCATCAGTTGCTTGGCCAAGCTTTGGGTGGTAAGACCTTCAAGATGAAGTTTGGTCATCATGGTGGAAACCACCCGGTTCGTAATAACAGAACTGGCCAGGTGGAGATCAGTGCTCAG AACCATAACTATGCGGTTGACCCGGCGTCACTACCTGGAGGCGTGGAAGTGACACATGTGAATCTCAATGATGGAAGCTGTGCGGGTCTATCTTACCCGGTGATGAATGTCATGTCTCTCCAGTACCATCCTGAAGCCTCCCCTGGACCTCACGACTCTGATAACG CATTTAAAGGGTTCATAGAGCTTATGAAGAGTTCGAAACAGAGCTCCTGA